CAGCAGTGCGTGGACGTCTGCCCGGTAAAGGCCCTGGAGATGAGCGATGAGTTCCTCCTGGCGACGGACGACAAGTACAACGACAACCTCCGCTGGTTCAAGGAGGAGGAGATAGAGGAGCTCAAAAAGAAGCTGGAGGAGCAGAAGAAAGCCAAGGAAACGGCAAAGAACGAAGGTTCCAAGTAGTTACATTTTTCTTCTTGCGTTTTCCTCCGGCCTTTTTGATGCCCTTTTATGAACATTAGTATCCAAGAACATACTACGAGGAGCCGTTTTTTGTACTTATGTAAAGCGTTGTGCCGTTTCTGTTTGTCAAATTTCAGGTTGTTAACCATTTGTTTTAGAAATCCATTTATAAAGATTTAGCCAATGCTCAATTGAGATTTCGGGAAAATACGCCCGATAAGGGTTTAAAACCTAAAGTTGAGGTGGGAAAATGGGGTTTGCCGCACCGTTCCTGTGGTCCCTTATCGTCTACCTACTCCTCACCGCGGGCTCGGGAAGCGTTATCGCCTGGAGCCCCGGGGAGCTGGTTGCAGGAATTGTAATAGCGGCCATCATCGGCTACGCCACAAAGGACATCATGAACGAAAAGCTGAGTTACTTCTTCAACCCGAAGAGATGGCTACTGTTCATAGTATACGCCATAGGGCCGTTCTTCTTTGCAATGGCCAAGGCCAACCTTGATGTCGCATACAGGGTCATAACGGGCAAGATACGGCCGGGGATAGTCAAGATATCACCCGACCTGACCAGAGACGAGAGCAGAACTCTCCTCGCCAACTCGATAACCCTGACGCCTGGAACCTTCACCCTGGAGATAGACGAGGAGGGCAATTTCTACGTTCACTGGATAAACGTGCCGCCCGGAAAGGAGAAGCCCACCCCTGAGGAGCTGTGTGGGTACCTTCCAAAATGGGCAAGGAGGATTGCGGAATGATAGAGAGCATGTTCATGTGGGCCATAATACTGCTCATGTTTTCGGCAACGCTGACCCTCATAAGGCTCCTAGCGGGGCCGACGATACCCGACAGGGCCGTCGCCCTGGACTCCATGACGACCACCACGGCGGGAGCGATGGTAATCTATGGCGTGGTAACCAGGCAGGCGGTCTTCATAGATGTGGCACTGGTTTACGCGGTCCTGAGCTACATCGCGACCCTCTACATAGCCCGCTATCTGGTCAAAAAGAGAGTGGGAGTTGCATGCGAGTGCGAGGAGGGGGAGGCGGTATGATAGAGTGGGTGATAGCGGTATTCCTGGCCATCGGCGTGTTCTTCAACCTTCTGGCCAGCGTTGGCATCCTTCGCTTCCCCGACGTCTACACGAGGATACACGCGGCAACAAAATGCACGACCTTCGGCACGATATTCATAGTGCTGGCCACGGTTACCTACGCGGTATACAGCTACTTCTGGGTGGAGAGGGACCCCTCGTGGATAACCATAGGGATACATTCCGCTCTGGTGGTCATATTCCTTGTCCTCACCAACCCCGTAGGAGCCCACGCCATCGGCAGGGCCGCCAGAAAGTCGGGCATACTACCCCACGGGGCTGTTATAGACGAACTGGAGGGTCGCCTATGAACTTCGAAGAACTCTTCTGGGCGCTTCAGGTCATGGCGGGGCTGGGGCTTCTGGTATCAGCCATAGCGGCGGTGAGGTTCAAGAACCTTGTCTCGGCCGTTATCGCGATGGCGGTGTTCAGCCTGATACTCTCGCTGGAGTTCTACATACTCCAAGCGCCGGACGTCGCGATAGCCGAGGCGGGAGTTGGAGCGTGCCTCACGACGGCCATGTACCTCCTGGCGATCAAGAAAACCACCGATGAGGAGGTGATAGAATGAGGCGCGCATTAGGCCTCTTCGCGTTCATGGGCTTCACGCTGTTCCTCCTCGTGGCCGTGACAAGCCTCAGACCCTTCGGAGAGCCGGCCCACACCGAGATGGACTCCTACTTCATCGGGCACGCCCAGGAAGAAGCCTCGGCCAACAACGTCGTGACGAGCATAGTCTTCGACTACAGGGGTTTCGATACCCTCGGCGAGGCCACAGTGCTGTTCACCGCGGTTGCCGGCGTGTTGATGGCCCTCAGAAAGAGGGAGGTGAAAGCATGACGACACTCATCATCAAGACGACCACCAGGTACCTGACGGCGCTCATACTGACGTTTGGAGCATACATCATCCTCCACGGACACCTAACTCCTGGGGGAGGCTTTCAGGGGGGAGCCGTCTTCGCCAGTGGGCTTGCGCTCCTTTTAGTGGCGTGCGAAAAGGACGTCATAGCTAAGAGGTTCAGAAAGGTTCCGCTCAGCGCCTTTGAGAGCGTAGGCGCTCTTGGCTTTCTGGGAATGGCGACACTCGGCTTCATGGGGTACACGTTCTTCAGGAACGTCATAGCCAACAGCGGGTTCCCGCTCTTCGGAGACCCGACCCCGATAGGGATAAACCCAGGCTATCTGAACACGGGCGGAACGCTGCCGTACATGAACATATTCGTCGGAACGAAGGTTCTGGCCGGATTAACGAGCATAATCCTGGTGTTCTACCTCCTCCTGGGGGTGAGGAAGGATGAATAACGTAATTCTAGTCAACTTCCCGTTCATAGTCGTGGCGCTCCTGCTGGCGGTGGGGTTCTACACGATAGGCTTCAAAAGGAACCTCATCAAGGTCGTCATAGGCATTGAAATCCTTGAGGGGGCAGTCAACCTGTTTCTGATAGCCCTCGGATACGTCAAAGGCGCCTACGCCCCGATATACACCATGGCACCGAAGGAAGCCGTTAACAACATGGTTCTGCCGACGCCCCAGGCACTCACTCTGACGAGCATAGTCATAGGTGTCGCCGTATCGGCCCTCATGCTCGCCTTCGCCGTCAACATCTACGAGCACTACGGAACCCTTGACGTTACAAAGGTCAGGAGGCTGAAAGGATGATCGAGCACCTGCCGGCACTCATGATAGCCGTGCCCCTATTCGGGGCGTTTATAGCGCCTCTGCTGAAGAAGAAGGGAAGTGCTCCAGCCGTCTGGGCAATAATCATCACCACCGTTACGCTAGGTATCGGACTGCTACTCGTCAAAGAAGTGCTCGCTCAGGGCATGATGGTGTACGTCTTCGGGGCGGACAGGCCAACCCTCGTCCTGCCTTCCGGCTACAGGGTTCCGGTGAGGATAATCTTCGAGGTCGACGCGATAGGGGCTTTCATGGCGCTCTCGGCAACGCTCATGAGCTTCATCGGAGCGCTCTACTCCTACAGCCACGTGAGGAATGAGACCGGCCTTGAGAAGTACTACGCGCTGCTCCTCCTGCTTGAGGTTGGAATCCTCGGCATGGTCCTGACGGGAGACCTGTTCAACCTATTCGTGTTCCTTGAGATAGCCGGAATAGCCGGTTCGGCGCTGGTAGGCTTCAGGAACTACAGGGGGGAGGCGAGCGAGGCCGGAATCAAGTACCTCATAGTCAGCGCGGTCGCTTCACTGATGGTGCTGTTCTCAATAGGCCTGCTCTACGGTCAGTACGGAAACCTCAACATGGCCTACCTGAGCACTCAGATAAGCTTCAACACCGTCGACATGATAGCCCTCGGAATACTCTTCGCGTCCTTCGCGATGAAGTGCGGTTCCGTGCCGACCCACCACTGGGTCCCCGATGCCTACACCGAGGTCCCCTCCGGAATCAACCCCACTCTCCTGGTGGCGACCTACGCGAGCCTCTACGCCCTCTTCAGGGTGAGCTTCAGCCTCTTCGGTAAGGTGACCATGAACATGAGCAGCCTCGGGTGGATAATGAGCATCCTCGGAGTCCTCACGATGTTCATAGGCGTCACCATGGCGCTCGTCCAGAAGGACGTCAAGAGGCTCATGAGCTACCACGCGATTTCACAGACAGGCTACATGCTCCTCGGAGTCGGCGTTGGCCTGGCAGTTCTCAACGACCCGGCAAAGCTCGCCGCCTTCGGAAGGGACGCGATGGCAGGTGGAATATTCCACATAATCAACCACATCATCTACAAGAGCCTCCTCCTCATGACCGCTGGGGCGCTCTTCTACGTCACCGGGACGAGGAACCTCAACGAGATGGGAGGCTTAGCCAGAAAGATGCCGTACACCACGATAGCCTTCATAGTCGGTGCCGCGGCAATATCGGGAATACCGCCCTTCAACGGCTTTGCAAGCAAGTTCCTCATCTACGAGACGTCCTACCAGCTCAGCCCGATCTTCGCGGTGTTCGCGATGGTCACGAGCGTCCTGACATTAGCGTCCTTCGTCAAGGTCTTTGCCTCGGCCTTCCTCGGACCGCCGGTCAAGAAGTACGAAGAGGTACGAGAGGTTCCGAGGAGCATGGTAGTGGCGATGCTAATCCTAGCGGCGCTGTGTATCCTCTTCGGTCTGTTCCCGAACGTGGTGCTGGACAAGCTGGTGTACCCGGCAGTTGACGCGCTGCTGAAGCTGAGCAGCTACCAGACGTGGGGTGGTCTGCCATGACCTGGATTGAGAGCCTTACGCTGAACTCGCCGTCGGGCTTCTGGAACCCGATAGTCTGGCTGGCGTTCCTGGTTGTCTTCGCGGTCATCGGTTACCTCATTTATTCGCGCGGAAACAGAAGCTACAAGCCCAACACTGACCAAGTGAAGCCCTTCCTGAGCGGCAACGAGGTTGAGGACGTGGAAGAAATCCGCGTAAGGGCCGGCGACATATACTGGGGCTTCATCGAGGCGCTCAAGGGCTACTACAGCGTCCTCATGAGAATGCACACAGGAGACGTCAGGGACTACATACTCTGGTACCTCGGACTCGGTGCAGTAATCTTGTTCGTCCTCGTGGGGGGTGTGTGAATGGGGAAGCTGACCAACTTTAAACGCTCCCTCTGGGTTTTCCATGCCTCCGGAGGGAGCTGTAACGCCTGCGATATCGAGATTATAGCCGCGTTAACACCGCGCTACGACGCCGAGCGCTTTGGAATCAAACTCGTCGGAAGTCCAAGGCACGCTGATGTCCTCCTCGTAACCGGGGCCATTCCAAGGGACTTCGCCGACAAGCTGAGGCGCATATACGAGCAGATGCCCGACCCAAAAGCCGTCGTGGTCATCGGGAACTGCGGAACCACTGGCGGAGTGTTCTACGACTCCTACAACATAGCCGGCCCGATAGACGAGGTAATCCCTGTGGACGTCTACGTCCCCGGCTGCCCCCCGAGGCCGGAGGCAATAATAGACGGCGTTGTGAAGGCTTGGCTCAAGATAGAGAAACTGGAAAAGGAGCTGGAGGGGAAGAAAGAATGAGGGAACCAATGAGCGCGGAAGAGGTCCTCAAGAGGCTCCAGGAGGCGCTCGGGGAGGCCATACTCTCCCACGAGGTCAGGGAGTACACCATGGGCGTCAGGAGGAAGAGAACGTACAGGGAACTCTGGATAGAGATAGACCCGGAGGCCTTCAGAAAGGCCGTCGAAGTCATGTTCGAGCTTGACTACCCGCACCTGCACTTCATAACAGGAGAGGACGATGGGGGCGACTCTCTGAGGATGGTCTACTCCTTCGGCCTGTTCTGGGCCATTCCCTGGGGAGAGCTCAGCGTCACCATGCGCTTCAACCTTCCAAAGGATAACCTAGTCCTGCCGACGATAACCGACCTGATGCCCGGGGCGGAGACAAACGAGAGGGAAATCAGGGAGATGCTGGGCGTTGAGTTCGAGGGACTGAAGAACAAGAGGCACCTCTTCCTGCCGGACGACTGGCCCGAGGGCAAGTACCCCTGGAGGAAGGACGAGCACGGCGTCGAGGACATGGTGAAGCACACCCACAGGAGCGTGAACGAAATAAGGAAGATGAGGGGTGAGGAGTGATGGCGAAAACCCAGTACTACGTCCCCGTCGGGCCCATTCATCCCGCACTGAAGGAGCCTATAAGGGTTGAGGCTAAGGTCGAGGGCGAGAGGATAGTCGAGGTCGACGTCAAGAGGGGCTTCGCCCACAGGGGAATAGAGTACATGGGCATGAAGAGGAACGCGATACAGACGCTCTACCTCTCGGAGAGGATATGCGGAATCTGCTCGATATCGCACCCCTATGCCTTCGTCATAGGAAGCGAGAAGGCCCTGGGAATAGAGGCTCCTCCAAGGGCCCAGTACATAAGGACGATAATAGCCGAGCTGGAGAGGATTCACAGTCACATACTCTGGCTCGGTGTGGTTGCCCACGAGATGGGCTTCGACTCCCTCCTGTTCTGGACGTGGAAGGGCAGGGAAAAGGTCCTCGACATACTTGAGCTTCTCACCGGGAACAGGATAAACTACTCCGTGTTCATGATAGGCGGCGTCAGGAGGGATATCAAGGAGAGCCACGTCAAGGCCCTCAAGGACATGATAAACTACTACAGGATATTCACGGAGGAGATGAAAGACGTCTTCCTGGCAGACCCTGTCTACAAGGCAAGAACCAGGGGAGTGGCACAGCTCTCCAGGGATATGGCAAAGAAGCTTAACGTATGCGGGCCCGTTGCCAGGGCCGCTGGCTTGAGGATGGACGTCAGGCAGGACAACCCGTACGACGCCTACGCTGACATCGGGGTCAGGGCAGTGGTTCCCCAGGACATAGTGGGCGAGGCCAGGGGAGATGCCTACGATATAACCATGGTGAGGCTCTACGAGATAGAGCAGAGCCTCGACATAATCGAGTTCTGCCTCGAGGAGATGCCAGAGGGCAAGATAATGGCCATTCCGAACTACGTGGCGCTTCTGGCCAAGATACGGCGGAGCGAAGGGGAAGCGATAGGAATGCACGAGGCACCTCGCGGTGAGGTCATCCATTACTTCAAATACGGCAACAAGCGCGACGGACCGGTCGTCTGGAAGGTAATAGCGCCGAGCTACAACAACATCAACACCTGGGCTCCGCTCCTCCTCGGCGCTGAGGTGGCGGACATACCTATAGTCGTCGCCTACATCGACCCGTGCATGTGCTGCAACGACAGGGTCGCGGTGGTAAGGGACGAGAGCGGCAGGCTGATCGACCCCGCAACCCTGCACCTGAAGGCGGTTGAGAAAACAAGGAAGCTCAGGGAAGAGCTGGGGGTGAGGGCATGACCCCCGAGACCCTCATTTACGCGTTCACCTTCCCCGTGCTGGGGGTCTTCCTCGGGCTGGTCTACAAGGGTATAGACAGGTGCTTCTCGGCGAGGCTGACCTCAAGAATAGGCCCCCCCATAAGACAGCCCTTCTGGGACGTTGGCAAGCTGCTCCTGAAGGAAACCGTCGTTCCCGAGAACGCGGTGGCATGGATATTCAACGCCATGCCGATAGTTTCCTTCGCGGCCTCGATGACCCTGCTCCTCTACATACCCTTCGGAGTGCTCAAGGCCCCGCTCGAGGGCTACGGAGACTTAATCGTCATCCTCTACCTGCTAACCCTACAGTCGCTGGCAATGGCCATAGGCGGCTTCGCCTCAGGAAGTCCGTTCTCATCGGTGGGTGCGCAGAGGGAAATGGTGCTCATGATGAGCTACGAGATGCCGCTGGCGACGGTCATAGTCGGCTTCGCCGTGCTCTACCGGAGCTTCTCGCTGACGACCATAGCCAGCACACCGGTGTGGGGCGTCGCGGGTCCGCTCGCCGCCATGGGCGTGCTGCTGCTCTTCATAGCTCTGCTAGTCGTCACGCCGGCCGAGCTGGCCAAACTGCCCTTTGACATCGCAGAGGCTGAGACGGAGATATGTGAGGGTATGCTCGCCGAGTACAGCGGGAGGAACCTTGCTCTGTTCTACCTCTCCGATGCCGTCAGGGGCTTCGCCATGGCGGCGCTGGAGGTGGTGCTGTTCTTCCCGTTCACGCTGACGAGCATGCTGAACCTGAGCCTCACTGGAACAGCATACTACGCCGTCGAGGCGCTGTGGTTCCTCTTCAAGGTGCTGGCGATATACCTGCTCGCCATAACGCTGGTCAGGACGTCCTTCGCCAGGTTCAGGATAGAGCAGGCATCCAGAGTGTTCTGGGTCTACGTCAACATCATAGCGCTCGTCGGACTCGCGCTGGTATGGCTGGGGGTGTGAAGCATGGTAAACAAGATGATGTTCGTCCTGCTAAAGCAGCTCGTCAAAAAGCCAGCCACAAATCCCTTCCCCGTCAAGCATGCTCCCGCTAACGTCACTGCCCTAATAGAGAAGGTGCAGAAGGGAGAGGTTCAGATAAACCCACCCGTTCCGGTTCCCGAAGGGTTCAGGGGTAAGCTCATCTATGACCCTGAGAGATGCATAGGCTGCAGGCTGTGCATAATGGTCTGCCCGGCGGATGCCATGGAGTGGGTACCGGAGCTCAAGAAGATAAGGCACTACGTCTCGCGCTGCATGTTCTGCGCCCTCTGCGTCGATGTCTGTCCGGGCAAGAAGTTCCCCGGCGAGGATAAGGCCGTCAAGGCGCTCAGGATGAGCGAGGAGTTCCTGCTAGCGGACTACGACAAGTACAGCGACAACCTGATAGAGGAGCCTCCCGAGGCAAAGGAGCCCTTCAAAAAAGAGGTGAAGGAGGCAGTGGAGTCAGAAGGCTAGCGTGAGCTAAGCCTCCATCCCCTTTTTTCCCACCCCGCTTCTGTAGTCGTAATCCCTGATGAGGGATTCAACGGCCCTCTCGTGGAGCCTCTCAGTGGAGCCGAGGTAAGAAAAGACCGCCCTCAGGGTTTCCTCATCGGCCTTCTCGGCTAGAATCGAGTAAACCCTCTCTGCAACCTCCTCCAGCTCAAGGGCGCACTTAAGAACGGCAAAAACGTCGTTCTCACTCTCGAGCTCCCTTATATCGGAGAGCCCCTCCAACGATGGGCCGTTGACTGCAGGAATCTCCGCCCCGAACTTCCTCGTGTAAAGGGCCCTCAGCTTCTTCTCATGTCTCCTAGCTTCCTGGCCGAGGAGTTTGAACATATCCCAGACGGCCCCATCAATCTCCATGCCCCTGGCCTTCTCGGCCAGCTTCTCGTAAAGCAGGGCCTTATCACCCTCTAGGGATATCCAGTGGGCGAGAAGCTCCTTCAGCGGAAGCTCCTCAAGGAAAGACAATCCTTCGAGATCGACCATCTCACTCACCCAGTAAACCATACTCGGGAGGTTTTATACGGGCTTTGGCACAACCGTCTATGGAAGGAGTTTAGGAGAAAAGAACCGCCGGCAAAGGATTTATCAAAAGAAGAAATGTTTTTGAATCGGATTTCGGGTTTTCATATCTTTTTCTAGCCGAAGGACATATTAACAACGCCCTTAAAGACCCGAGTTTCAGATTGCCCATATCCGCTTCCGATTCATTACCTAAAAGGTTCCAGAGGAAGTAAGAGACCGGACGAAACTTATGGAAACATCTCAACTCAAGTTTTGTGGCCCATAAGCTTCCTCAGAGCCTCATAATGACCCCTCTCTATGTCAGCCAAGCGGAGGTAGATTCTCCTCAGCTCTTCTCTATGGCACTCCTCCGCTAGCTTTCTGTAAATTGTCTCCGCGAGCTTCTCGGCTTCCATAGCGTTCTGTAAAACGTCCTCAAAATCCCCGACCTTCCAGAACTTGCCCAAGACGTGGGTAGCTTCGAGACTCGGGATATCAATCTCGACTGGATTCTCACCATATTTTTCTCTGTAGATCCCGTAAAGTTCGTCGCCGTGCTCCTTTGACTCCTTGCCAAGCCTTTCAAAGGTCTCATAGACCTCCTTTGGAAGACCAAGCTCTTTCGCTCTTTCAGCGAGCCTGAGGTAGGCTTCGGCCTCCTCGTATTCTCCCCTAATCCAGTAACTGAGCAGTTCGCGCTCGTTGAGCTTCCTAATTTCGTTCAGAATCTCGACTACCACGTCAACCACCCAACCTTTCGTATTCCCTCTTTAAAGCCTCATAATGGCTCTTCTCGACGTCCGCGAGCTTGAGGTAAAGTTCCCTGAGCCTTTCCTCACTTACCTTCCCTGCAAGCATTTTGTAGGCGTTCATAGCTATGAGCTCGCTCTCCATGGCCGCTTCAAGAACCTCTCTGACCTGATCCGCCCTCTCGAACTTATCTAGGACTGGAACCACCTCAAGGGGAGGTATTCCAGTTGATGGCTCCTTCCCGAAGGATTTTCTAAACTCCTTTGTGAGTTCTTCGGCGTGTCTTTTTGAGTCTCTGCTCAGCTTGAGAAATGTCTCGGTAAGACTCTGGGGAAGTCCAAGATTCCTGGCCCTCTCAGCAAGCTCTCCGTAGAACTTCGCTTCCTCCTCCTCGCTCTTTATCCAATAGGCTAAAGCTTTCTCATAGGTGAGGTTCTGCAACCTCTCGATAATCTCCTCAACCTCGAACATTTTTGACCCCCAACTCACTAGGCGTTGAACCTAATTAAGCTTTTCAATCCACCACCTCAAAGCGAAGGAACTCACCCCTCCGCACAAGCCCGATCCCGGCTTTCTTTCCAAAGACCTCAACCACGAGGGTGTAATCCGGGTCACTCAGGTTGACTTTCAGGCCGAAGCGCTCGACCACCAGGGAACCAAGGCCGATCTCAAGCTCCCTCTGGGAAAGCTTTTTGTTTCCCCTGACCTTTGCCCGAACGGCGAAGGTTCCGTCTATTTTCCCCGCCAGCTGGAGGACGGCCCCTTCAATCTCCTCCCTCTTTGCTGGAACGATGATGTCGAGGGGAACAACCCTCTGTATAGCCTGGGTCTCAAAGTCTCTCAGCCGTTCTAGAGCTTCGCCCTTCGACAGAGGCGTCTCAGCTAGGAGGACCCCCTTCCAGTCCGTTCCCCGGACCCGGACCTTCCCCAGCGCCCATTCCAGTTCAAGTATCCCATCACCCTCGCGTCCCTGTGGGGTCGTGACGAGAAGAATCGTCATCTCCGCTCACCGATGGACAGGTTTTTATATTTCGCGTTCCTAAACTATGCGGTGAGTTAAAATGGAAGCCGGTGGCCTTAAGCTTTATCCCTATCAGTCATACGAAGTTTACGGTCTTTCTCGGAACCCCTTTGAACAGCTTGCAAGCGAGGGAATAAGCGACGTCGAGAGCATTCACGTCTATCAGGAGATAGACATGCGCCTTCAGATGATAATCTCCGAGGTGATCGGCAATAAAAGCTCGATAGCCATGAGCATCGTAGGCCCCCTCGGAATGGGCAAGACCCAGAGGCTCAAGACAATAGCCAAGGCCATAGAGGAGAACCGGGGAAAGGCGATATACGTCAAAGTTGACACCAACGACATCCTCAAGCTCACGCGCGACATCTTCTACGCCCTCAAGCCGCCGAAGAGCAGGACGAACATCTTCCTGGAAAACCTCTCAAGGAAGCTCGGGTTCATAGACAGGCTCGAGAAGATGTTGAGCAGCAGGGACGAGTACAAGAGCAGGGACATAGCCGAGCTTCTGACCGAGCAGATGGGCAAGTATCCATACTGCGCCCTTCTCCTGGACGAGCTTGAGAACATGCAGACCGCGAGCGAGAGGGAGAAGATACAGTTTTTCGAGATGCTCAGGCACTTCATCAGCAACATGCCCCAGGGCTGTATCGTTGCATTCGCCTGCGTTCCCGAGGCTTACGATGAGTACACGAAGATATTCCCGGCGTTCTTCATGCGCCTGCACTACGAGTTCAAGCTCAGACCGATGAGCATAGACGAAGCCTACGAGCTCGTCAAGAAGAGACTCAACCGGGTCAGGATAAAGGACACCGACGACCCGCTCTACCCATTCACAGAGGAGGCTGTTAAACTCATCCACGAGCTCGGAAAGGGCAATCCCAGGCAGATTCTCCGCCTGCTCCACTACGTTCTGAGCGAAGCCGCGAAGCACAAGTTCGACCCGATAGACGACTACGTGGTGACCACCATACTAGAGGAGCCGAAGAGCCTTGAGGAGTATCTCACAAGGATTCCAAAGGAGTACAAGGACTTAGTTGAAGCCATCGTTTACGAGTTCAACGGCGGACCGGTGAGCTACATCCAGATAGCCAAGGTCGTCAAGAGGCCCGGAATACAGGTCTA
The window above is part of the Thermococcus sp. MAR1 genome. Proteins encoded here:
- a CDS encoding MnhB domain-containing protein, translated to MTTLIIKTTTRYLTALILTFGAYIILHGHLTPGGGFQGGAVFASGLALLLVACEKDVIAKRFRKVPLSAFESVGALGFLGMATLGFMGYTFFRNVIANSGFPLFGDPTPIGINPGYLNTGGTLPYMNIFVGTKVLAGLTSIILVFYLLLGVRKDE
- a CDS encoding respiratory chain complex I subunit 1 family protein; translated protein: MTPETLIYAFTFPVLGVFLGLVYKGIDRCFSARLTSRIGPPIRQPFWDVGKLLLKETVVPENAVAWIFNAMPIVSFAASMTLLLYIPFGVLKAPLEGYGDLIVILYLLTLQSLAMAIGGFASGSPFSSVGAQREMVLMMSYEMPLATVIVGFAVLYRSFSLTTIASTPVWGVAGPLAAMGVLLLFIALLVVTPAELAKLPFDIAEAETEICEGMLAEYSGRNLALFYLSDAVRGFAMAALEVVLFFPFTLTSMLNLSLTGTAYYAVEALWFLFKVLAIYLLAITLVRTSFARFRIEQASRVFWVYVNIIALVGLALVWLGV
- a CDS encoding nickel-dependent hydrogenase large subunit — translated: MAKTQYYVPVGPIHPALKEPIRVEAKVEGERIVEVDVKRGFAHRGIEYMGMKRNAIQTLYLSERICGICSISHPYAFVIGSEKALGIEAPPRAQYIRTIIAELERIHSHILWLGVVAHEMGFDSLLFWTWKGREKVLDILELLTGNRINYSVFMIGGVRRDIKESHVKALKDMINYYRIFTEEMKDVFLADPVYKARTRGVAQLSRDMAKKLNVCGPVARAAGLRMDVRQDNPYDAYADIGVRAVVPQDIVGEARGDAYDITMVRLYEIEQSLDIIEFCLEEMPEGKIMAIPNYVALLAKIRRSEGEAIGMHEAPRGEVIHYFKYGNKRDGPVVWKVIAPSYNNINTWAPLLLGAEVADIPIVVAYIDPCMCCNDRVAVVRDESGRLIDPATLHLKAVEKTRKLREELGVRA
- a CDS encoding hydrogenase translates to MTWIESLTLNSPSGFWNPIVWLAFLVVFAVIGYLIYSRGNRSYKPNTDQVKPFLSGNEVEDVEEIRVRAGDIYWGFIEALKGYYSVLMRMHTGDVRDYILWYLGLGAVILFVLVGGV
- the mnhG gene encoding monovalent cation/H(+) antiporter subunit G, whose product is MIEWVIAVFLAIGVFFNLLASVGILRFPDVYTRIHAATKCTTFGTIFIVLATVTYAVYSYFWVERDPSWITIGIHSALVVIFLVLTNPVGAHAIGRAARKSGILPHGAVIDELEGRL
- a CDS encoding hydrogenase subunit MbhD domain-containing protein, yielding MNFEELFWALQVMAGLGLLVSAIAAVRFKNLVSAVIAMAVFSLILSLEFYILQAPDVAIAEAGVGACLTTAMYLLAIKKTTDEEVIE
- a CDS encoding 4Fe-4S dicluster domain-containing protein; the encoded protein is MVNKMMFVLLKQLVKKPATNPFPVKHAPANVTALIEKVQKGEVQINPPVPVPEGFRGKLIYDPERCIGCRLCIMVCPADAMEWVPELKKIRHYVSRCMFCALCVDVCPGKKFPGEDKAVKALRMSEEFLLADYDKYSDNLIEEPPEAKEPFKKEVKEAVESEG
- a CDS encoding NADH-quinone oxidoreductase subunit C; translated protein: MREPMSAEEVLKRLQEALGEAILSHEVREYTMGVRRKRTYRELWIEIDPEAFRKAVEVMFELDYPHLHFITGEDDGGDSLRMVYSFGLFWAIPWGELSVTMRFNLPKDNLVLPTITDLMPGAETNEREIREMLGVEFEGLKNKRHLFLPDDWPEGKYPWRKDEHGVEDMVKHTHRSVNEIRKMRGEE
- a CDS encoding proton-conducting transporter membrane subunit, with product MIEHLPALMIAVPLFGAFIAPLLKKKGSAPAVWAIIITTVTLGIGLLLVKEVLAQGMMVYVFGADRPTLVLPSGYRVPVRIIFEVDAIGAFMALSATLMSFIGALYSYSHVRNETGLEKYYALLLLLEVGILGMVLTGDLFNLFVFLEIAGIAGSALVGFRNYRGEASEAGIKYLIVSAVASLMVLFSIGLLYGQYGNLNMAYLSTQISFNTVDMIALGILFASFAMKCGSVPTHHWVPDAYTEVPSGINPTLLVATYASLYALFRVSFSLFGKVTMNMSSLGWIMSILGVLTMFIGVTMALVQKDVKRLMSYHAISQTGYMLLGVGVGLAVLNDPAKLAAFGRDAMAGGIFHIINHIIYKSLLLMTAGALFYVTGTRNLNEMGGLARKMPYTTIAFIVGAAAISGIPPFNGFASKFLIYETSYQLSPIFAVFAMVTSVLTLASFVKVFASAFLGPPVKKYEEVREVPRSMVVAMLILAALCILFGLFPNVVLDKLVYPAVDALLKLSSYQTWGGLP
- a CDS encoding Na+/H+ antiporter subunit E; this encodes MGFAAPFLWSLIVYLLLTAGSGSVIAWSPGELVAGIVIAAIIGYATKDIMNEKLSYFFNPKRWLLFIVYAIGPFFFAMAKANLDVAYRVITGKIRPGIVKISPDLTRDESRTLLANSITLTPGTFTLEIDEEGNFYVHWINVPPGKEKPTPEELCGYLPKWARRIAE
- a CDS encoding cation:proton antiporter gives rise to the protein MIESMFMWAIILLMFSATLTLIRLLAGPTIPDRAVALDSMTTTTAGAMVIYGVVTRQAVFIDVALVYAVLSYIATLYIARYLVKKRVGVACECEEGEAV
- a CDS encoding NADH-quinone oxidoreductase subunit B family protein gives rise to the protein MGKLTNFKRSLWVFHASGGSCNACDIEIIAALTPRYDAERFGIKLVGSPRHADVLLVTGAIPRDFADKLRRIYEQMPDPKAVVVIGNCGTTGGVFYDSYNIAGPIDEVIPVDVYVPGCPPRPEAIIDGVVKAWLKIEKLEKELEGKKE
- a CDS encoding sodium:proton antiporter encodes the protein MNNVILVNFPFIVVALLLAVGFYTIGFKRNLIKVVIGIEILEGAVNLFLIALGYVKGAYAPIYTMAPKEAVNNMVLPTPQALTLTSIVIGVAVSALMLAFAVNIYEHYGTLDVTKVRRLKG
- a CDS encoding ferritin family protein — protein: MVDLEGLSFLEELPLKELLAHWISLEGDKALLYEKLAEKARGMEIDGAVWDMFKLLGQEARRHEKKLRALYTRKFGAEIPAVNGPSLEGLSDIRELESENDVFAVLKCALELEEVAERVYSILAEKADEETLRAVFSYLGSTERLHERAVESLIRDYDYRSGVGKKGMEA
- the mbhE gene encoding hydrogen gas-evolving membrane-bound hydrogenase subunit E, encoding MRRALGLFAFMGFTLFLLVAVTSLRPFGEPAHTEMDSYFIGHAQEEASANNVVTSIVFDYRGFDTLGEATVLFTAVAGVLMALRKREVKA